GTTCAACGCCCAGAGCAGGTCGAACAGTGCGCGCTGCTCGGGGAAGCCGACCTCGGCCTCGTCGAAATCGGGCCACTTGTTGTACATCGACGAAATCGTCTTCGCCGGGTCGCGGATCAGAAACGCGTGGGTGAAGTGTGCGAGAAAGTCCGGCGTCCACAGGTGGTTGATGTAGTGGGGGAAGTCTTTGAGGAAGACAGGTCCGCTTTCTGCACGCGCTTGTATATCCGCCCAGACGGACTCCAACGTCAAACCCGGTGTAATCTTGTCGCCGGGTTTGAATCGTGGCCAAAATGGGTCTTCGCCCTGGTACCAGGCTTCGCCGAAGGGCTCGTGCAGGCAATCGAGGTCGCCGCGCTGTCGCATCATCCACTCAAACGCGGTCGAGGTGGAGCGGGGTACCGCCCAGAGGGCAACGATCTTATTCACTGAGACTCTCCAGCAAGGTGCCGTGCCGACCGACTGGGGCGATGCCGAGGTCGCGAAACAGCGCCCAGTAGAGCGCAGTGTCGTGCGCAACCACCGGTTTGCCGAGCGCGGCTTCGAGCCGGGGCGTGAGCTGCAACGGGCGCTCGGGCAGGCCGTTCGGACCGCTGCGGAAGTTGCACATGCCGTTGATCAGGTAGGCGTCGGCTTCGGGTGCCTGCTCGGCGACGTATAAAAAACTCCGCTCGGCGAGGTCGCCGTTGAACACCCAACGCTTCGCGTTGACCGCAGCCTGGCTCTCGAACCAGCCCTGGTCGTGAAAGTTGCCGGCCCAGACCACGTCGAAGCCCGCCTCGGTCAGAAAGCCGACCGTGCCCTGCCACCATTCCGGCCAGTGGTAGGCGGCGTTCAACGCGACCTTCTCGATGTTGAGCGCGCGCAGCGCTTCGACCATGGCGTAGCCCGCCATGTGGAAGCGCACACCGTGTTTGTCCGAGAGGTCGGCGCAGTGTTGACGCACGCCCTCGACGCCCAGGCCGCAGGCGTGGACCCAGTTCGACCCCACTTGTCCTGCGACGTCGACGCCGTTGCGCGCCATGCAGTGGACGAAATCGTCGAGCATGCCGAAGTTGCGCTTGCGCTGGTCCAGGCCGTGGCTGTAGTCCGGGTCGTGCAGCATCCAACCGTGCACCCCGACCGTCGGCGGTGCCATGCGCAGGAAATCGCTCGGTGCGGCGTCGAAGTCGAAGGGCGGGCAGGTGAAGCCCACCTGGTGCGGGAAGAGTTTGTGTTCCGGTCGCCATTCGGTCGGCATCATGG
The DNA window shown above is from Pseudomonadota bacterium and carries:
- a CDS encoding sulfotransferase family protein encodes the protein MNKIVALWAVPRSTSTAFEWMMRQRGDLDCLHEPFGEAWYQGEDPFWPRFKPGDKITPGLTLESVWADIQARAESGPVFLKDFPHYINHLWTPDFLAHFTHAFLIRDPAKTISSMYNKWPDFDEAEVGFPEQRALFDLLWALNGEPPPVIDSDDVLENPEAMVSAFCDAVGIPFIPEALSWEPGGDPSEHSWWDGGSFHHNLANSTGLTPQVRKYVEVADAPDRVRRVHRRMRPHYDRLHANRITA